ACTTTTCATACTTCATAGTGATAGGCATGTAAAAATCTCACTTAAAATATGTCACAATTGAACAATTTCAACCATATTCTGCTTCTTATATAGATGAAAGTgtttggtaagaggttccactgtgacTGAAGGATACagcgatggttcgaatccgccctggtgctcaccaagcctttcatccctccggggtcgctaaattggtaccagacttgtctgggaggataaaaacactgacttaacacatcggctagccaccgcaaatcattgtatgggccagctacacgttcgtaaacctcaaacgattctgaattgaagtgaacgtgggggcgcatcccaagcggattgattaaggTCTGCCACTCTATCCTTTGTATGGAAATCAGAAGGCAACCAGTCACTATACCATTCGAGAGGACAGTTACAattcggtaaaaaaaaagttccgtaCATACCGTTCTCTTTTTCCCGTAGTAGACGAGACTATTGTTAACACTTTCCTGTTCGGAGGCATACCATGGAATCAAAGGCGTCAGTTTACTTCATACTTAAGGACATTAAAGAAAGGGGACTATTAGTGAAGTTGCCTCATTTTCACTATGCTCTTTGTTTCAGGGAAAAATGGGAAGAATATAGAGGCGATTAGGAATATCAGTGGCGTTAAGATTGATATTGGATGCAACGGAGACGATGGCTTCACACAGCTGCACATCTATGGTCAGTAACTGGCTATCGAAGTAGTCTTAATTTgtcttaatttaatttgcacagttcaatatttctctttcaaaGCTATCAAATTCTACTGATGCATctgttttccactttttttaggTGACTATTGGAACATAGTCCTTGCAGTAAACATGATGAAGGAACGCTTTGacaatttcaaatcaaatctTTCCGTGTATGAGCGCCCCGATCGGAAGGAATTTTTCGAGCAGTTGAGAGATTCATTGGATGATTCTTGATTCGTTATTAATACCaccaaataaaagaaatttcccATACATCGATGTTATTTTCTCTTGATTTCGATGTACTGATTGATGGGGTAATTatgcttttttattatattattatttgtttttattttatattcactttttttctattttcattttatagcATAGATACACTGTGCTAGCATGAAGTAGTTCCAAGAGGGTTTATTCACTAGTAACACTTATACCTACTTCGCCTACTATCGTATCATCCCACAGTTCAGCTTCGTTTCGTATGTATACTTCAGAACAATGTCACCGTTGCTTACCATATTTCCCCTTACACCCCCTCTCATAGATGGTGGTTGATCTTTACTTGACAAACGTTTTgagttttcaaatttatctCCTTCTAACGATGGAGATGTTGTGGAGATACGAAATGCTGatcatgctaaaaaaaaaagtagataaatGGCGAGGAAATACTAgttctatttcatttctatcgcTAGACGAAAACTAGAGAAGAAACATGAGACCTTCTCTCAAAAACATCagtagcagaaaaaagttctgaacaAGTTTGCGACAGAGAAACTTCGAAACGTTCATCTATATTGGCGGCCACGACTGGGCTGTCTTCTGTTCCTTCTTCAATCTACAACGTCTTTGAAAACTCAAAACTTCTGCCAAGTAAAGACCGACCAACATCTATAGGTGTAAAGGGAAATATAGCGAAATATAAGCAAAGAGGGCATTGTTTTCGAGTATACATACAAgacagaagaaattttgaacttttgtaGTAGATTGGTAATAATGCTTGACTCGATCGCGTTACTTCAATGTACAAAGCAGTCTGCAGTTGCAAGAGTAACGTTGTGAGTCAGGATAGTGACAGTCTGGGAAGACGCAATTTCATTGATCGATCTTATCATGCTTTAGCCGTTGTGGAAAGAATTCTTACCATCAGGGCTTTGGTGTACGATAAGGTGTGCGTTATGTAtggtcgggttaaaacgacatgaagcacggtgcagttgcgtaagcggttgcgctcgaagcggtgcggtggagcgcagcgattagggtcgagtgaggacccctgctgCCACCGATCTTTGCTGCAATtctcgatggtcccatctcgattcaaCCGCTGTCTGCACCGcgccgcagccgcttacgcaagtgcactgtactttatgtcgttttgaccctgctgCACACACATTAAACtctggcactgaatatttctGTGCGGTTTGAGCAATTCTACAATCTGTTTCGAAAATAcacagtcgagtcaaaacgatttgAAGTCTGGGGCAACTTCGCAAACGACTCGAAGCGAGATCGTCGTTAGCCAAAACAGCTTCTTCGCTTCTAGCGAAGAAATGCTCATCCTTCGTAGATCCGAAAGCACAAACACAGGAAGAAATTAACAACGCATAGAATGTATTCACTGACATGTGTATTACAAATGCTAATGCTGTTACAAAGGCAACAGTTGACATTAATATTTTGGTCACTGATCCGCTCTCAAATTTTGTTTGAGTCTAATACCAGAAATAAGCTCACATTCAGAAGAAGAACATGTTACAGTACCGTGTCACATCTTTCATTCAgaacttattttaaaaataatgactTAGCCTTGAAATTCCGCATTAAATTGTGCAAAATTCAATGAATCAAATCAACTCAGTTCGTTTATTTAGAAAAACCGCTAATGTCTGTACATTTAAGTTGCCTGTTCACAGTTATTGTTGTGATAGAGTGATTTTCATCAGGATTCAGCCAAGGTTGGGTGTTACGTTCTCAAAACGTTCTCTCGTTCCACTAAAACACACTAGGGTAAAATGCAGTCAGGGACGGGGACACACGGTAGCGCACTTCATTCTGGAAGTTAAGAACTAAATCAGTCTGTtgcctaagacctaagcattagcctTAGTGGATTTATGACACGTAAGCTAGAGTCactaagaaagaaaggaatcaGAGCCTCCAGAAGTAAGAGCGACTGAGTACCCCCAATGTGATATATTTAGCAGGGAAAGCAGCCAACAAAACACAATTCTTCCCAGAGAGATTGCGAATCCTGTTATTTAGGTGATGGACAACAAAACATCGAAGTTCCTACAGTTTGATGACAGAACTCCTATACATCGACGTCCAGGTCGCTCTGCAATAGCGCGTACTTACTGTATGCAAATTGAGTGCACGCGATAATGCACATTGTCTAACACACTTTCTGCATACAACTGTCTATTAATggttttcttccattcttcttttctttatcctATCCTGTCTCATTACCAGCTCTCGATACAACAAGGATTCCACTAAAACTAAATGCAAACTAAGTGTTCACTAGATATGTTGTGGTTCCTTCGTTTCAGATTTGTTTCTGCATATATTTCTTATTCCTTGTGCGCGCGCTCTGGATCATCCAGAAGGAAGAAGTAAGAATGAATATGGTTCAGGGTGATGTTGCCTGTTGTGGTACGTCCTTTCGCTCGGGGACTACAACGAACAGTTGCATCGTTTTCCACAAGTGTGCCGGCAaatgaagctgagaagaaaaagaaacgtaagTGCTTTTTTTGCTAGTACCGGGATAATAGTAAATTGCATCATAGCTTCCTCTTCTTTGCTTGATTCCCATTGATTACCTTACTCTAACCCTAAGAACTTGAtggctttttttcataaaaccTTATCTAGATTCCTTATTGGTATGCTACCTGAAATTACATACACTTTACCATTCTTTTCTAATCTTTTCCAGCCACTGTTCTAAAATTGGATGAGGAGAAACGAAAACGTCTGGCTAACTTCGGTCGATATGCAGCTGAATGCCTCCCAAAGTTCATCCAGCAAGTGCAGGCAagagttattttatttcgctCATTTTTCATCCACTTATTCTTTGGTCAAATTACGAAACTTTACGTAAATAGATAGGAGCAAGGTCTTACGTCCATGCGCCCTCTGGTTCTTTAGGttattcatccatttttttttcctttgcgaAAAACTGTACTTCGTTTCTTTCttagttcattttttgttttcatttcttttttcatttttttttgtttgcatcTTCGATGTTTACAGATAGAAGAAGTATTtcaatttctgtttctttagTTTGCTGCTGGTGATGAATTGGAATTGCTCATCCATCCATCTGGTGTTATCCCCGTTCTTACATTCCTCAAAGGAAATCACTCTGCCCAGTTCACGAATCTGACCTTTGTTTGTGGTGTCGATGTACCAACGAGGAAAAACCGTTTTGAAGTGAGTGtgttgcattttatttttgctctaCTCTCCTAGTAGTTGTTCTTTATTGCTGAAGATCATTAGGTTTAAAAAGGTGACCCATCTACAGATCTGGAACCCTAATATTTGTAGAGAGAATTTGTAGTATTTCGTTACATTTCCCAACTTCGTGAGATTGCATTTCTTCGTTCGCAACATCGTAACATTACGTTTCTTTGAGATTTccttagctttttttaaatgaatactGGATGTACTTCTCATTTGTTCTTGGTCTTATCAAAACTGTAAGCGTTATCTCTTTAAGTCTCATCGTATTCCAGCGAGATGGTTTTTATGAGTTGTTGCTTTTTAAAATAACATCCTTTTTGACCGTTAATGACATTTCTGTGTTGCTCTATTGTGTTCTGTAAATTTTTCCGTTCGGGTACGACAACATAGGTGAGTCCATAGTATTCTGATAGGATTTATTTCAGTAGTCACTTAATGTTAATTAATTTAAGGTTTAAAATAAGTCCTCTCCTCGCGTGAGAACTTGTTTTCGTTAATTGATGAACTCTCTTGTAAAACGCAatcctttccattttttgaaggaaaacttTCGTCTTTAGAAAAGCCAACGTTAATTTTGAAGACTGGAATAAGTGTAGTGATGTTTGCATATATTGCGCTGTTGAAAGAGTAGATAGCCTAGCATTTAGTGCTATTTAAAAGCTAACTCTAGGACTTTTACACTGTACCATTAACTCAAGAACAAGGATGACGTTGTCACCTTGTGATAATGTATTGATAAGACAATTAGAAGTGAATTTCAGAAGCAAAAATTAGGGTGTGTCCAGTGCTTTGCATGGAACTGACACATGATTTTTGCTGAAGTGTAACTTTAGTGATAAAACTAAGTGAAATTCTGATATATGTAATTCTCAGAGTGCTGATATcttggaaataaaagaatgacGCTACGGACGAATGTTCTATTTGTGATGGATACCTTTATTGCTCCAAACACAAACTTCAGGGAATTTCATCCAAACTGCAAACATTTCAGAACTTTCAGAATATTGCAAAGTAgaagtttcaaatttgaaaaggtgTTCCAACATCTATATCGTCACCACCATTATAGAAAAGTCTGAAATGATTAAGAAATATGGTTTAGTATTCACTTGAAAtctggatttttcaaattaccgATATgtgtgaaatttttattttttaaaaagggggggggggggggggggggggttgtaGCTCCAAAAGGAAAGGACTACCTtttcttccccccccccccccccccccaccacCCCCGTCACAgtccccccacccccccccggCCGTACACCAACCACCGCCACCGACGGCAACCCAAAAAAGCCCGCACCCACCCCGCCCCCACCCGCTGCCCGCACCCCgttaccccccccccccgcccCCGGCCCGCCCCCCCCCCACGACCCCCCCACCCCACCCGCCCCGCCCCCCCCACACCCCGATAAAGCCCCCGTAAAACCACACAAAACGGACCCACCCCCACCCCCAACCCCACCGAAACCCCCACAACCCCGCCCCTTCACGCAAGTAGGACGGattctcctcctttttttttaaatttccccccctttttttaaaaaaaaaaaaaaaaaggggggggggcgtttttttggttttttttacaagggTTGGGAGGGGGGGGGTGGGGACTGGTTTCCCCGCAAATTAAGGGGAAAAAAGGGGAGACCCCGGccccgttttttttattttttctcgaagtccttaaaagaaaaatttgtgttcttcgtgtcccacgggaaaggaggaaccactgggctaaaAAGGCCCCGCACCAGAcggagaggatttttttttttttagaattagcGATCTTTTAGAGTTTACcaataatttcttttagtAGCATTTATGTCGTTAGTACTACGCCAATGTTTGCATAACTTCATCTCAAACGATGAGTACATTGTTCTCTAGATTCCCATTGATTCAGGTTGTCTACTCTCTTTTCTCTCCGCGATTTATGGCTCGGTGTCGCGTGCGCACTTACACCGACGAAGTCGCACCCATTGAATCCATTACCAGCGTATTCAAAGGAGCCgattggtaatttttttctgagcagcACCGAATCCGTTATTGCCTTCTACAATGCATTCATTAAATCGCAGTCTAGAATCTTAAACGATAGGTACGAACGAGAAGTGTATGATATGTATGGTGTATGGTTCAACAATCACCCTGACCTCCGCCGAATCCTAACTGACTATGGATTTGAAGGCCATCCATTCCGTAAGGATTTCCCGCTCACTGGATATAACGAGGTTTGCGTTGTGGATTGACTTCAACCAGCATTCTCTTAGAAAGAAACATCGTTTAGGTACGATACGATCCTGAACTGAAGCGTATCGTCTATGAACCGACAGAACTAGCACAGGAGTTCCGGAAATTTGATCTAGAAACCCCGTGGGAGACGTTCCCTGCCTTCCGTAACACATCGATAACGAGCGGATACGAGAAGATCCATCTAGATAAGGAACCAGAAGCTAAGAAGTAGTTTAGATTTATATAGTAGTGATACTTTAGATAAAGTTTCTGTCGTGAAGGACTGAACATTTTAAGTTGCGAATAAAACGAATCTTCCTAAGACAAACATATATCTTTATCTAAATATAAACAGGAATAAAACATTCACAACACTGACCGTAGTGAGGTTATTCATCACATTTTGAGAAATCTCGGAAATAACACAAATTTGGAAAGAGTAATGCTAAGATCTTGTCCTGAGACTAATAGCACCACAAAAAGATCATTTGTAAGATTGATCTCATTTTGAATGTGTTAGATCAAAAGGTTCATCGAGTAATGGTGCCGGTTCTCTGTAAGCATCAGAATGTAAATTCCGTCCACTCATTTCCAGCATAGCTCGTGCTTCTGGGTCCTGAAAAGAACTAGTTAGTAATTCAAACTCAAATGGAATCCagcattcaaaaaataaccttATCGATTActgatttttcacttcttatGCATTCTTCCTCGAAGGGGATCTTAGGTTTCTCTCCAACGCGCCATACCTCCACATTCCTAAAGTAATTCTATATATTTTaccaaaaagtaaaattatcaCCCAATAGTGGCATACTTTATTTCGAAGTGGTCTGATCCGGAGAGGTGGCACTTTTCGAATGAACTGATGTTTGCGAGCGTAGtgccctttccataatcttcgTGAATGAAGAATGGCCATACGTCCTCATAACCGCCGATACCCTATAGTACAGCACATTAGTGAGTGCATAGTGCAGACCTTGTTTTTCCGTTTCATTGATTTGCTTCCGACGAGATTTACACATTTTATTAACTATACTTACCAGACCATTCGGTAAACTAGCTTGTTGACAGTTGAGGTATGCATAGTTTTCGGATCGACCTGTTGCAGCATACACCCGGATTTCTGGATGAATTTCAAACAGGAGACAGGTTGCATCTCCTCGATACGTAGGACCCAAATGGAACCCTAGAACATCAACTATTGAGTAACACGTacgaaaagttgagaaatacTGCTTACACTGCACTACGCGCTGTAACCATAACGACACCTGCGTGACACTTGCTAACTTAACGTGTTTCCATCCTTACACAATGCAATGGACCCCACTACGAGGTATAAATGAACTGATTCGAATCCCACGGATAGAAGAAAACTATAGAAACTTGAAAAGCTATTGATGATAGGTACTAATGCGCGAATCTTGTAGTCCATAACTCCCTTTTTGCCAGAATGACCAGCTCACTATCTCGGGGGTATCATGACACGCAGGGAGCAATTCACAATGACTAAGCGCCTCAAAATACATCGAATTGAGATATGTGCTGACAAAGTTAATACTTAGTAACCATATATGCTTATATAAGTACGCCAATATGCGGATGAGCGGATAAATGACTTGAAGACTTAAAAAAGTAGGATTCAATTGAAACAATTTATGTGTTTCAATTGAAATTGTGTTATCAAACTGTGCAGTCCTGATCCCCCTACAAACTACCGAATTCGAGAAAATACTCGAACCTTCTTTATTTCTAAATCTGTTCAATACCGTTATAGCTTAAGAGCGAGAAGATTCCTGACATTGAAGAACGTTAGTAAGTGAAAGTTCACCTGCGGAAGCAAAGCAACCGAACGTCCTATTGTTCGTTGACGTCACAATGACCACACACGGTCCCTCTCCATTCACGCGTTTTAACATTTGTGAAAAACTGGATCCATGTAGAATGCTTGAAAGGGAAGTATTTTACAACTTATGAGTGACTTGTCACTTAGCCTGAGTTCATATATACTCAGTAATGTTAGGAAAttgattgattaattgatttaGTTGCCTGAGAAACGTTCTTCACACGATATAAGTTGATGAAAGTCTCGTTTTACCTGGAAAACAGAAGTGTCCAGTTTTTTCTGCGTTCAGCTGGTAGATGCATGTTAACAACAACAGCTCCGCTGTGCGTGAACAAAGATGAAGTGCAAGAGAGCAGCGGATGCAGTGACGGACCTGTAGTTAATTTACTCATCTTATAAAGGTACGTTGTGCCAGTCAAAACACCATAACACCTAACCTTCCTCAAAAACAAGAGGAGAGAACACGTGTAGGATTAGTTGCGAAGCGATGCAATTCCCCACCAACCACCTTTCAAAACGTCCGTCATCAGAAGGAGCATCAAGCATTAAATGATCAAGCATCGCGGCAG
The Necator americanus strain Aroian chromosome I, whole genome shotgun sequence genome window above contains:
- a CDS encoding hypothetical protein (NECATOR_CHRI.G3947.T2); the protein is MFIGKKGRNLKKIEKDTKVIMQIEKDEKEGVRVRLTGLPLAVEAARIEIHELLLQILRRSFCHSTKIPNQLVGPLIGKNGKNIEAIRNISGVKIDIGCNGDDGFTQLHIYGDYWNIVLAVNMMKERFDNFKSNLSVYERPDRKEFFEQLRDSLDDS
- a CDS encoding hypothetical protein (NECATOR_CHRI.G3948.T1), which translates into the protein MLPVVVRPFARGLQRTVASFSTSVPANEAEKKKKPTVLKLDEEKRKRLANFGRYAAECLPKFIQQVQFAAGDELELLIHPSGVIPVLTFLKGNHSAQFTNLTFVCGVDVPTRKNRFEVVYSLFSPRFMARCRVRTYTDEVAPIESITSVFKGADWYEREVYDMYGVWFNNHPDLRRILTDYGFEGHPFRKDFPLTGYNEVRYDPELKRIVYEPTELAQEFRKFDLETPWETFPAFRNTSITSGYEKIHLDKEPEAKK
- a CDS encoding hypothetical protein (NECATOR_CHRI.G3949.T1) — encoded protein: MGAEASKSSKKAEVSHLNNEQVKRFEQELKKFSNGSTSIDKSQFDAAYSKLRPETSAIFEAIGHGQQCSFSSVLMLADSLLGDASDQSTALLKIFGTIAHALAKVVSIYAHRHQLSADDSAAMLDHLMLDAPSDDGRFERWLVGNCIASQLILHVFSPLVFEEGPSLHPLLSCTSSLFTHSGAVVVNMHLPAERRKNWTLLFSSILHGSSFSQMLKRVNGEGPCVVIVTSTNNRTFGCFASAGFHLGPTYRGDATCLLFEIHPEIRVYAATGRSENYAYLNCQQASLPNGLGIGGYEDVWPFFIHEDYGKGTTLANISSFEKCHLSGSDHFEIKNVEVWRVGEKPKIPFEEECIRSEKSVIDKDPEARAMLEMSGRNLHSDAYREPAPLLDEPFDLTHSK